One stretch of Cellulomonas wangsupingiae DNA includes these proteins:
- a CDS encoding response regulator — protein MIVDDHEVVRRGIAEVVERTDGMTVVAEAGSVADGVRRATLVRPQVMLVDLQLPDGTGIDLIKAVRETLPQARAIVLTSFDDDDALAAALDAGAAAYLLKSVRGAEITDVIRAVAAGRTLLDDRTVARRRAGHEDPTESLTPSELRVLDLIGEGMSNREIAERLGVAEKTVKNHITSLLAKMGLQRRTQVAAWVASRKNSGWRAEPGH, from the coding sequence ATGATCGTCGACGACCACGAGGTCGTCCGCCGCGGCATCGCCGAGGTCGTCGAGCGCACCGACGGCATGACCGTCGTCGCCGAGGCGGGGTCCGTCGCCGACGGGGTCCGGCGCGCGACGCTGGTCCGGCCGCAGGTGATGCTGGTCGACCTGCAGCTGCCCGACGGCACGGGGATCGACCTCATCAAGGCGGTGCGTGAGACGCTGCCGCAGGCGCGGGCCATCGTCCTGACGTCGTTCGACGACGACGACGCGCTGGCCGCCGCCCTCGACGCGGGTGCGGCCGCCTACCTGCTCAAGAGCGTGCGCGGCGCCGAGATCACCGACGTCATCCGCGCGGTCGCCGCCGGGCGCACGCTGCTCGACGACCGGACCGTCGCCCGCCGCCGGGCCGGGCACGAGGACCCCACGGAGTCCTTGACGCCGAGCGAGCTGCGCGTCCTCGACCTCATCGGCGAGGGCATGTCGAACCGCGAGATCGCCGAGCGTCTCGGGGTCGCGGAGAAGACCGTCAAGAACCACATCACCTCGCTGCTGGCCAAGATGGGCCTGCAGCGGCGCACGCAGGTGGCCGCGTGGGTGGCGTCGCGCAAGAACTCCGGCTGGCGGGCCGAGCCCGGGCACTGA
- a CDS encoding NAD(P)-dependent oxidoreductase — protein MASYRPVTTILIPRDVDGAPSLPSGVVAVPYDVTAPPPPQAAEADALVVWGNPPDRLAELAAAAPRLRWVQTLAAGPDAVLAAGFADDVVVTNGRGLHDATVAEHVLALTLACVRRVPDLVRAQAEHRWAHELGGLQPLHPAGAVRTLIGAQVTVWGFGSIAARLAPLLVGLGARVTGVATSAGERHGFPVVTPADLPDVLPRTDVLIGLLPALDATRHAIGAHVLDLLPSRAWVVNAGRGSTLDEDALLAALRAGGVAGAALDVFATEPLPADSPLWSEPGVLVSPHAAGGRPVGWTDLVADNVDRFLAGRTLRNVVDR, from the coding sequence ATGGCATCGTATCGACCCGTGACCACGATCCTGATCCCCCGTGACGTCGACGGCGCGCCGTCCCTCCCCTCCGGCGTCGTCGCCGTCCCCTACGACGTCACCGCACCGCCCCCGCCGCAGGCCGCCGAGGCCGACGCGCTGGTCGTGTGGGGCAACCCGCCCGACCGCCTCGCCGAGCTCGCAGCGGCCGCGCCACGCCTGCGCTGGGTGCAGACCCTCGCCGCCGGGCCGGACGCCGTGCTCGCGGCCGGGTTCGCGGACGACGTGGTGGTGACGAACGGTCGTGGTCTGCACGACGCGACCGTGGCCGAGCACGTCCTGGCCCTCACGCTCGCGTGCGTGCGCCGCGTCCCGGACCTCGTGCGCGCGCAGGCCGAGCACCGGTGGGCGCACGAGCTGGGCGGCCTGCAGCCCTTGCACCCGGCGGGTGCCGTGCGCACCCTCATCGGTGCGCAGGTCACGGTGTGGGGCTTCGGCTCGATCGCCGCACGGCTCGCCCCCCTGCTCGTCGGCCTCGGCGCCCGGGTGACGGGCGTCGCCACGTCGGCCGGTGAGCGCCACGGGTTCCCCGTCGTCACGCCCGCCGACCTGCCGGACGTCCTGCCGCGCACGGACGTGCTGATCGGCCTGCTGCCCGCGCTGGACGCGACCCGCCACGCCATCGGCGCGCACGTCCTGGACCTCCTGCCCTCCCGCGCCTGGGTGGTCAACGCGGGCCGCGGGTCGACGCTCGACGAGGACGCGCTGCTCGCGGCCCTGCGCGCCGGCGGCGTCGCGGGGGCCGCTCTCGACGTGTTCGCGACCGAGCCGCTCCCGGCCGACTCACCGCTGTGGAGCGAGCCGGGCGTGCTCGTCAGCCCGCACGCCGCGGGTGGCCGTCCGGTCGGGTGGACCGACCTGGTGGCGGACAACGTCGACCGGTTCCTGGCCGGTCGCACCCTGCGCAACGTCGTCGACCGGTGA
- the mutM gene encoding bifunctional DNA-formamidopyrimidine glycosylase/DNA-(apurinic or apyrimidinic site) lyase, translated as MPELPEVETVRDGLARHVLGRTVTAVRVRRDYSVRRHDAGPTDFAARLTGRRLDAAVRRGKFLWLLLDEGPGRGDDALLAHLGMSGQLLVRGAAPADGGATPGGPVVATGPEGWVEHPHLRVRLELDDGSALDFVDQRTFGHLSVPDLVATDDGAPGGLGSSRAVVPAPVAHIARDLLDPALDRDAVVDALRARRTELKRALLDQTLVSGIGNIYADEALWRARLHGARPTAVLRRADAVRVLAAAAEVMAEALVQGGTSFDALYVNVNGASGYFDRSLAVYGQEGRPCPRCGTPVRRDAFANRSSFTCPRCQPRPRPPRPRQ; from the coding sequence GTGCCCGAGCTGCCCGAGGTCGAGACCGTCCGCGACGGTCTGGCACGCCACGTGCTCGGCCGCACCGTCACGGCGGTCCGCGTCCGGCGCGACTACTCGGTGCGCCGGCACGACGCCGGACCGACCGACTTCGCCGCTCGTCTCACCGGGCGACGGCTGGACGCGGCGGTCCGCCGCGGCAAGTTCCTGTGGCTCCTGCTCGACGAGGGCCCCGGCCGGGGTGACGACGCGCTGCTGGCGCACCTCGGGATGAGCGGGCAGCTGCTCGTGCGAGGTGCCGCGCCGGCGGACGGTGGCGCGACGCCCGGCGGCCCTGTCGTCGCGACGGGCCCGGAGGGCTGGGTCGAGCACCCCCACCTGCGCGTGCGCCTGGAGCTCGACGACGGCTCGGCGCTCGACTTCGTCGACCAGCGCACGTTCGGGCACCTGTCGGTGCCGGATCTCGTCGCCACCGACGACGGCGCGCCCGGCGGGCTGGGATCGTCCCGGGCCGTCGTGCCCGCCCCGGTCGCGCACATCGCCCGTGACCTGCTCGACCCCGCGCTCGACCGGGACGCCGTCGTGGACGCCCTGCGCGCCCGCCGCACGGAGCTCAAGCGCGCCCTGCTCGACCAGACGCTCGTGTCGGGCATCGGCAACATCTACGCCGACGAGGCGCTGTGGCGGGCGCGCCTGCACGGTGCGCGTCCCACCGCGGTGCTGCGCCGCGCCGACGCCGTCCGGGTCCTCGCGGCCGCCGCCGAGGTCATGGCCGAGGCGCTGGTGCAGGGCGGGACGAGCTTCGACGCGCTGTACGTGAACGTCAACGGCGCCTCCGGGTACTTCGACCGGTCGCTCGCCGTGTACGGCCAGGAGGGCCGCCCGTGCCCGCGCTGCGGCACGCCCGTGCGACGCGACGCGTTCGCGAACCGCTCGTCGTTCACGTGCCCGCGGTGCCAGCCGCGCCCGCGGCCGCCCCGCCCGCGTCAGTGA
- the rnc gene encoding ribonuclease III: MSTAAQSLLEKLGVHLDPELLVLALTHRSFAHEAGGIPTNERLEFLGDTVLGLVVTEHLYRTHPTHAEGDLAKMRAATVSQRALAQVARTLDLGSYVLLGKGELATGGTDKDSILSDTLEAIFGAVYLSHGLEPARELVFRLVSPTLAAAADLGAGLDWKTSLQELSAALGLGAPSYEVTGEGPDHARTFTAHAVVAGEVRGSGTGSAKKIAEQQAASAAWAALSALRDAAQDTASAPEPVAVEGGAAPPTADAR, translated from the coding sequence GTGAGCACGGCAGCGCAGTCGCTCCTCGAGAAGCTCGGGGTCCACCTGGACCCCGAGCTTCTCGTGCTGGCGCTGACCCACAGGTCGTTCGCCCACGAGGCCGGCGGCATCCCCACCAACGAGCGCCTGGAGTTCCTGGGCGACACCGTGCTGGGGCTCGTCGTCACCGAGCACCTCTACCGGACGCACCCCACGCACGCCGAGGGCGACCTCGCCAAGATGCGCGCCGCGACGGTCTCGCAGCGTGCCCTCGCGCAGGTCGCGCGCACGCTCGACCTCGGCAGCTACGTGCTGCTCGGCAAGGGTGAGCTCGCGACGGGCGGCACCGACAAGGACTCGATCCTGTCCGACACCCTCGAGGCGATCTTCGGTGCGGTCTACCTGTCGCACGGCCTGGAGCCGGCACGCGAGCTCGTCTTCCGGCTCGTGAGCCCCACGCTTGCCGCGGCCGCCGACCTCGGCGCCGGCCTCGACTGGAAGACGTCGCTGCAGGAGCTGTCCGCGGCGCTCGGCCTGGGCGCGCCCTCCTACGAGGTCACGGGCGAGGGCCCCGACCACGCCCGCACGTTCACGGCGCACGCCGTCGTCGCCGGCGAGGTCCGCGGCAGCGGCACGGGATCGGCCAAGAAGATCGCCGAGCAGCAGGCGGCATCGGCCGCCTGGGCAGCCCTCAGCGCGCTGCGGGACGCCGCGCAGGACACCGCGTCCGCTCCCGAGCCGGTCGCGGTGGAGGGCGGGGCGGCACCTCCCACGGCCGACGCGCGCTGA
- the rpmF gene encoding 50S ribosomal protein L32 has protein sequence MAVPKRKMSRSNTRARRSQWKTTATTLTTCPQCKSQTRPHIACPSCGAYNGRRYVEAVRSEHEAV, from the coding sequence GTGGCGGTTCCGAAGCGCAAGATGTCGCGCAGCAACACCCGTGCGCGTCGGTCGCAGTGGAAGACCACTGCCACGACGCTCACCACCTGCCCCCAGTGCAAGTCGCAGACGCGGCCGCACATCGCGTGCCCGTCGTGCGGTGCGTACAACGGCCGTCGCTACGTCGAGGCCGTGCGCAGCGAGCACGAGGCCGTCTGA
- a CDS encoding YceD family protein, whose product MLETHELGRRPGSMRTVQRTVAAPDDLGSGMIGIPPGNDLELDVRLEAVMEGVLVTGSIRGEAVGECVRCLERVVEDVDAPLQELYVYPERAEAAAQSGDDDEDVRELEGDLVDLEPALRDAIVPVLPFRPLCRPDCPGLCSECGERLADDPDHTHETIDPRWAALGSLAGTDDEKRES is encoded by the coding sequence GTGCTCGAGACCCATGAGCTCGGTCGGCGTCCGGGGTCGATGCGGACGGTGCAGCGGACGGTCGCGGCACCGGACGATCTCGGCAGCGGCATGATCGGCATCCCCCCCGGGAACGACCTCGAGCTGGACGTCCGGCTCGAGGCGGTCATGGAGGGGGTCCTGGTCACCGGCTCGATCCGCGGCGAGGCCGTCGGGGAGTGCGTGCGGTGCCTGGAGCGGGTCGTCGAGGATGTCGACGCCCCCCTGCAGGAGCTGTACGTCTACCCCGAGCGTGCCGAGGCCGCGGCGCAGAGCGGTGACGACGACGAGGACGTGCGCGAGCTGGAGGGCGACCTGGTCGACCTCGAGCCCGCGCTGCGGGACGCGATCGTGCCCGTGCTGCCCTTCCGGCCCCTGTGCCGGCCGGACTGCCCGGGACTGTGCTCGGAGTGCGGGGAGCGTCTCGCGGACGACCCGGACCACACGCACGAGACGATCGACCCCCGGTGGGCTGCCCTCGGCAGCCTGGCGGGTACTGACGACGAGAAGAGAGAGAGCTGA
- the coaD gene encoding pantetheine-phosphate adenylyltransferase: MSIAVCPGSFDPITLGHVDVVRRARSMFDEVVVAVAHNSSKRSLLSPTERVRLAADALRGVDGVRVVATDGLLVDLVRDLGARAVVKGLRSGADLDAELAMALMNRHLSGVETVFVLGDPGLAHVASSLVKDVARHGGRIEDMVTPTVAAAVRHALTPAAGDEGGDAR; encoded by the coding sequence GTGAGCATCGCGGTCTGCCCGGGGTCGTTCGACCCGATCACGCTCGGCCACGTCGACGTGGTGCGGCGCGCCCGGAGCATGTTCGACGAGGTCGTCGTCGCCGTCGCCCACAACTCGTCCAAGCGCTCGCTGCTGTCGCCGACCGAGCGGGTGCGCCTCGCCGCCGACGCGCTGCGAGGGGTGGACGGCGTGCGGGTCGTGGCGACGGACGGGCTGCTCGTCGACCTCGTGCGCGACCTGGGCGCGCGCGCCGTGGTCAAAGGGCTGCGCAGCGGGGCCGACCTGGACGCCGAGCTCGCGATGGCGCTGATGAACAGGCACCTGTCAGGTGTCGAGACGGTCTTCGTCCTCGGTGACCCGGGCCTCGCGCACGTCGCGTCGTCGCTGGTCAAGGACGTGGCCCGGCACGGTGGACGGATCGAGGACATGGTGACGCCGACGGTCGCGGCGGCAGTGCGGCACGCGCTGACGCCCGCTGCCGGCGACGAGGGAGGGGACGCACGATGA
- a CDS encoding GNAT family N-acetyltransferase: MATIRAAGPADVAHLRTVCALAYRDNPLMRWVLPDAATRDDACAAWLGPALERYLAAGRVDVLTAADDVVAVAAWRVPGLDPAGTAAAATLPQPAGVLRALVGRARAAEVLAALAGSAGLAPAVPGPYLNYLAVHPDRQGRGHGGELLRHGLDALAGAAGTPWLGTTDARNVPFYERHGFVVAGSYDLAPHGPALAVLHRP, translated from the coding sequence ATGGCGACGATCCGCGCGGCGGGACCGGCCGACGTCGCGCACCTGCGGACCGTGTGCGCGCTGGCCTACCGCGACAACCCGCTGATGCGGTGGGTGCTGCCCGACGCCGCGACGCGCGACGACGCGTGCGCCGCCTGGCTCGGTCCGGCGCTCGAGCGGTACCTGGCGGCGGGCCGCGTCGACGTCCTGACGGCGGCGGACGACGTCGTCGCGGTGGCCGCCTGGCGCGTGCCCGGCCTCGACCCCGCCGGCACCGCGGCCGCGGCCACGCTGCCGCAGCCGGCGGGCGTGCTGCGCGCGCTCGTGGGGCGGGCACGCGCCGCCGAGGTGCTGGCGGCGCTGGCAGGCTCCGCCGGGCTCGCCCCCGCGGTGCCGGGCCCGTACCTCAACTACCTCGCGGTGCACCCCGACCGGCAGGGGCGGGGTCACGGGGGCGAGCTGCTGCGCCACGGGCTCGACGCCCTCGCCGGCGCGGCCGGCACGCCGTGGCTGGGGACGACCGACGCGCGCAACGTGCCGTTCTACGAGCGGCACGGCTTCGTCGTCGCGGGCTCCTACGACCTCGCCCCGCACGGTCCGGCGCTCGCGGTGCTGCACCGGCCGTGA